One window of bacterium genomic DNA carries:
- the treS gene encoding maltose alpha-D-glucosyltransferase: MKSRKAAYLEEDPLWYKDAIIYELHVKTFYDSNNDGIGDFQGLTQKLDHLANLGITAVWLLPFYPSPLKDDGYDIANYFEVHPDYGTLRDFKEFLKEAHRRGIRVITELVLNHTSDQHDWFQKARRAKPGSRWRNYYVWDSPEKYKDARIIFKDFETSNWAWDPVAKAYYWHRFYSHQPDLNYNHPHVQKSMLRVIDYWLNMGVDGMRLDAVPYLYEREGTNCENLPETYEYLKKLRSHIDSKFRGRMLLAEANQWPEDAVNYFGNGDECHMAFHFPLMPRMFMAIRMENRYPIMEILNQTPAIPDVCQWALFLRNHDELTLEMVTDEERDYMYRIYAKDRTARINLGIRRRLAPLLGNDRKKIELMNFLLLSLPGTPVIYYGDEIGMGDNYYLGDRNGVRTPMQWSGDRNAGFSRANPQKLYLPVIIDPEYHYEAVNVENQDRSQASLLWWMKHFIAMRNNFKAFGRGTIEFLFPENMKVLAFIRQYQDENILVVVNLSRHPQLVELDLAKYAGYVPVEAFSKNSFIVIKNHPYALTLGSYGYYLFLLQRQEEGGAVRTPRILPEIKVSWKWEMVLAGKAGEELEREVLPLFLKSARWFGGKTRLVQQVKIARDIQLGKGSQVTHLLFLDVQYTEGVSDLYLLPLSFAQADQAQKILEESPQGVVARLVVDETRGIIYDGIYNEKFRQDLLMMIVRRYKIRDKEGEVAAYPGKDLRGSIRGMQLPSESQVLRGEQSNSSIIYGNRFFLKLFRRLEEGMNSELEMLWFLTEKLSCPHVPPFAGVIEYRKPHAESTILAILQGLVPNAGDAWSYTLDALERYFTGVLSKSGEIQEVPKAPASLLEIAYQEIPPLMQELISGYLEMISLLGTRTGELHLALASDPEDPFFALEPYSLLHQRAIYQSLQTGAQRTFHLLEKSLAHLPEDERNLVQEILSLKKQVVSLFKAILQKKISGGKIRIHGDYHLGQVLYTGKDFAIIDFEGEPARSLSERRLKRSPLRDIAGMLRSLHYAAYTALLKKALIRAEDRVQLEPWADLWYKYTGGAFLRSYLDTVKDAPFIPREKNELQIMLNAFLLDKAIYEVRYELNNRPEWLAIPLRGIKHLLEENK; this comes from the coding sequence TTGAAATCACGAAAAGCCGCTTACCTTGAAGAGGATCCCCTCTGGTATAAGGATGCGATCATTTATGAGCTCCATGTAAAGACCTTTTACGATAGCAATAATGACGGCATCGGAGATTTTCAGGGACTTACCCAGAAACTCGACCATCTGGCAAACCTTGGAATTACGGCTGTCTGGCTTCTCCCCTTTTATCCATCTCCCCTGAAGGATGATGGCTATGATATAGCCAATTATTTTGAAGTCCATCCTGATTATGGCACGCTGCGGGACTTCAAGGAATTTCTCAAGGAAGCCCATCGGCGGGGAATACGGGTCATTACCGAGCTTGTTTTAAACCACACTTCCGATCAGCATGACTGGTTTCAGAAGGCCCGAAGAGCAAAACCCGGCTCCAGATGGAGAAATTATTATGTCTGGGATTCACCGGAAAAGTATAAAGATGCCAGAATTATCTTTAAAGACTTCGAAACTTCCAACTGGGCCTGGGACCCTGTAGCCAAGGCTTACTACTGGCATCGTTTTTACTCCCATCAGCCGGATCTGAATTACAATCATCCGCATGTCCAGAAAAGCATGCTGCGGGTCATCGACTACTGGTTGAATATGGGTGTGGACGGGATGCGCCTTGATGCCGTTCCCTACCTTTATGAACGGGAGGGAACCAATTGCGAAAATCTGCCGGAAACCTATGAGTATCTGAAGAAACTGAGGTCGCATATCGACAGCAAGTTCAGAGGCAGGATGCTTCTGGCCGAGGCCAACCAGTGGCCGGAAGATGCGGTCAACTATTTCGGAAATGGTGACGAGTGTCATATGGCCTTTCATTTTCCGCTGATGCCCAGGATGTTCATGGCCATCCGGATGGAAAACCGGTATCCAATCATGGAAATCCTCAATCAGACCCCGGCGATCCCTGATGTCTGTCAGTGGGCGCTCTTTTTGAGGAATCACGATGAGCTTACCCTCGAAATGGTGACCGACGAGGAGCGGGACTATATGTACAGGATCTACGCCAAAGACCGCACGGCACGGATTAACCTCGGCATTCGAAGGCGTCTGGCACCGCTCCTTGGCAATGACAGAAAAAAGATAGAATTGATGAATTTTCTGCTCCTTTCCCTGCCGGGGACCCCGGTTATCTATTACGGGGATGAAATCGGCATGGGAGACAACTACTATCTGGGAGACAGAAACGGCGTCAGGACCCCGATGCAGTGGAGTGGAGACAGAAATGCCGGTTTCTCGCGGGCCAATCCCCAGAAACTCTACCTGCCGGTGATCATTGATCCTGAATACCATTATGAAGCCGTCAATGTGGAAAACCAGGACAGAAGCCAGGCTTCCCTGCTATGGTGGATGAAGCATTTTATCGCCATGAGAAACAATTTCAAGGCCTTTGGCCGGGGAACGATCGAATTCCTCTTTCCGGAGAATATGAAGGTTCTGGCCTTTATCCGGCAGTACCAGGATGAGAACATCCTGGTGGTCGTGAACCTGTCACGGCACCCGCAGCTCGTCGAGCTTGACCTGGCAAAGTATGCCGGGTATGTGCCGGTGGAGGCTTTCAGCAAGAATTCATTCATTGTTATTAAAAATCATCCCTACGCCCTGACCCTTGGATCGTATGGCTACTACCTGTTTCTGCTCCAGAGGCAGGAGGAGGGGGGGGCAGTCCGGACCCCGAGGATCCTGCCGGAAATCAAGGTAAGCTGGAAGTGGGAGATGGTTTTGGCCGGAAAAGCGGGGGAGGAGCTTGAGCGTGAAGTATTGCCGCTTTTCCTGAAAAGTGCCCGGTGGTTCGGAGGGAAGACCCGTCTGGTCCAGCAGGTCAAGATAGCCAGGGATATCCAGCTCGGCAAGGGCAGCCAGGTCACGCATCTTTTGTTCCTCGATGTTCAGTACACGGAAGGGGTGTCCGACCTCTATCTTCTTCCCCTCTCTTTTGCTCAGGCAGATCAGGCGCAAAAGATCCTGGAGGAGTCGCCTCAGGGGGTGGTGGCCAGGCTCGTGGTCGATGAGACGAGGGGAATCATCTATGACGGCATCTATAACGAGAAATTCCGCCAGGATCTTCTGATGATGATTGTCAGACGGTATAAAATCCGGGATAAGGAAGGGGAGGTGGCTGCCTATCCGGGGAAGGACCTTCGGGGTTCCATCAGGGGAATGCAATTACCTTCCGAATCCCAGGTACTGCGGGGTGAGCAGAGCAACTCGTCGATTATCTACGGGAACAGGTTTTTTCTCAAGCTGTTCAGGCGTCTTGAGGAGGGAATGAACTCGGAGCTCGAAATGCTGTGGTTCCTGACTGAAAAGCTATCCTGTCCTCATGTGCCGCCGTTTGCAGGAGTGATCGAGTATCGAAAGCCGCATGCCGAATCGACCATTCTGGCCATTCTTCAAGGGCTTGTGCCCAATGCAGGGGATGCCTGGAGCTATACTCTCGATGCTCTGGAGAGGTATTTTACCGGTGTCCTCTCGAAGTCAGGCGAGATTCAGGAGGTCCCGAAGGCTCCAGCTTCGCTCCTTGAGATAGCTTATCAGGAAATCCCTCCGCTCATGCAGGAGCTCATCTCGGGTTATCTTGAAATGATAAGCCTGCTGGGCACAAGAACCGGAGAGCTTCACCTTGCTCTGGCCTCGGACCCGGAAGATCCGTTTTTTGCGCTGGAACCCTATTCACTCCTTCACCAGAGGGCCATTTATCAGTCACTGCAAACCGGGGCTCAGCGGACTTTTCATCTTCTGGAAAAGAGCCTTGCACATCTGCCTGAGGATGAAAGGAACCTGGTGCAGGAGATCCTGAGCTTAAAGAAACAGGTGGTCAGTCTGTTCAAAGCCATTCTCCAGAAGAAGATCTCCGGCGGGAAGATCAGGATCCACGGGGATTACCATCTGGGCCAGGTGCTCTACACGGGAAAGGACTTTGCGATCATCGATTTTGAAGGCGAGCCGGCCCGGTCGTTGAGCGAGCGGCGATTGAAAAGGTCCCCCCTGCGGGATATAGCCGGTATGCTCAGATCGCTCCACTATGCAGCCTATACCGCTCTCTTGAAAAAAGCGCTGATCAGGGCTGAAGACAGGGTACAGCTTGAGCCCTGGGCTGACCTGTGGTACAAATATACGGGGGGTGCTTTCCTGAGATCGTATCTCGATACGGTCAAAGATGCACCCTTTATCCCCCGGGAAAAGAACGAGCTGCAGATCATGCTCAATGCCTTTCTCCTCGATAAGGCAATTTACGAGGTCAGATATGAATTGAACAACCGGCCAGAATGGCTGGCCATTCCCTTGCGGGGGATAAAACACCTGCTGGAGGAAAACAAGTAG
- the glgB gene encoding 1,4-alpha-glucan branching protein GlgB — protein sequence MDIGSLLTENDIYLFREGSHFRLYDKLGSHLVTVDGVSGAYFAVWAPNAEGVTVMGKFNGWNPDSHSLALRMDGSGIWEGFIPGIAHGAPYKYHIRSRYRHYRVDKGDPYAFRWEPAPETASVVWDLKYAWGDGEWMKNRAGANAFNAPMSIYEVHLGSWRRVPEEDGRFLTYREMAESLADYVEKMGFTHVEFLPVMEHPFYGSWGYQIVGFFAPSSRFGTPQDFMAMVDYLHQRGIGVILDWVPSHFPDNIQGLVFFDGTHLYEHADPRKGFHPEWKSYIFNYGRQEVRAFLISAALFWFDKYHIDGLRVDAVASMLYLDYARKWGEWIPNEFGGKENIEAISFIKRLNEAIYSAYPDVQTIAEESTAWPMVSRPTYIGGLGFGLKWNMGWMHDTLSYFSKDAVYRKYHQGQLTFSIWYAFWENFVLPLSHDEVVYGKGSLIGKMPGDDWQKFANLRLLFGYMYGHPGKKLLFMGGEFAQWREWNHDLSLDWHLLEYFPHQGVQKWVADLNRMYATEPALHELDFSSEGFEWVDFHDAESSVISFIRKGKTTGDLIMAVCNFTPVPRENYRLGVPWSGIWKEILNSDARVYGGSGHGNFGQVEATPLPAHGKSCSLSLLLPPLGIIFLKGEESEKFQL from the coding sequence ATGGATATCGGGAGCCTTTTGACTGAGAATGATATTTACCTGTTCAGGGAAGGGAGCCACTTTCGGCTCTATGATAAGCTCGGCTCTCATCTGGTAACCGTTGACGGAGTCAGCGGAGCGTACTTTGCGGTCTGGGCTCCGAATGCCGAGGGGGTTACGGTGATGGGAAAATTTAATGGCTGGAACCCGGATTCCCATTCTCTGGCCTTGAGAATGGATGGCTCAGGGATCTGGGAGGGCTTTATTCCCGGTATCGCTCATGGTGCTCCGTACAAGTATCATATCAGATCACGCTATCGGCATTACCGGGTCGATAAAGGAGACCCTTATGCCTTCCGCTGGGAGCCTGCGCCGGAAACAGCCTCGGTGGTCTGGGACCTCAAGTATGCATGGGGAGATGGCGAGTGGATGAAAAACCGCGCCGGGGCCAATGCCTTCAATGCACCCATGTCTATCTACGAGGTGCATCTTGGATCGTGGAGACGGGTTCCGGAAGAGGACGGGCGGTTTCTTACCTACCGGGAAATGGCTGAAAGCCTGGCTGATTACGTCGAGAAGATGGGTTTTACCCATGTCGAGTTTCTGCCGGTCATGGAGCATCCCTTCTATGGTTCCTGGGGATATCAGATCGTGGGCTTCTTTGCTCCGAGCAGCAGGTTCGGCACTCCGCAGGACTTCATGGCGATGGTCGATTACCTCCATCAGCGGGGGATAGGAGTTATCCTTGACTGGGTGCCTTCGCATTTTCCCGATAATATCCAGGGGCTGGTCTTCTTTGACGGCACTCACCTGTACGAGCATGCAGACCCACGGAAAGGATTTCATCCCGAATGGAAGAGCTATATCTTTAACTATGGCCGCCAGGAAGTCAGGGCATTCCTGATCAGTGCCGCACTCTTCTGGTTTGACAAGTATCATATCGACGGTCTCAGGGTGGATGCCGTAGCCTCCATGCTCTACCTGGACTATGCGCGCAAATGGGGTGAATGGATCCCGAACGAATTCGGCGGCAAGGAGAATATCGAGGCCATCAGCTTCATCAAACGGCTGAACGAGGCCATATACAGCGCATACCCCGATGTTCAGACCATTGCCGAAGAGTCGACCGCCTGGCCCATGGTTTCCCGTCCGACCTATATCGGCGGTCTGGGATTTGGTCTGAAGTGGAATATGGGCTGGATGCACGATACCCTGTCCTACTTTTCCAAGGACGCCGTTTACCGCAAGTACCATCAGGGCCAGCTCACGTTCAGTATCTGGTACGCCTTCTGGGAAAATTTCGTGCTTCCTCTCTCCCACGATGAGGTGGTATACGGGAAAGGCTCGCTGATCGGGAAAATGCCGGGGGACGACTGGCAGAAATTCGCCAACCTGCGGCTGTTATTCGGATATATGTATGGTCATCCGGGCAAGAAGCTTCTGTTCATGGGGGGAGAGTTTGCCCAGTGGCGGGAGTGGAACCACGATCTCAGCCTTGACTGGCACCTCCTCGAATATTTCCCTCATCAGGGAGTGCAAAAGTGGGTCGCGGACTTAAACCGCATGTATGCCACTGAACCGGCCCTTCACGAGCTGGACTTTTCCAGTGAAGGATTCGAATGGGTGGATTTTCACGATGCCGAATCGAGCGTCATCAGCTTCATCAGAAAAGGGAAAACCACCGGCGACCTGATCATGGCAGTCTGCAATTTCACCCCCGTGCCCCGGGAAAACTACCGGCTGGGAGTGCCGTGGAGCGGCATCTGGAAAGAGATCCTGAACAGCGATGCCAGGGTCTATGGCGGAAGCGGCCACGGAAACTTTGGCCAGGTTGAGGCCACACCGCTTCCTGCACACGGAAAAAGCTGCTCCCTATCCCTGCTCCTGCCTCCCCTGGGCATTATTTTCCTCAAGGGTGAGGAGAGTGAGAAATTTCAGTTGTAA
- the nfi gene encoding deoxyribonuclease V (cleaves DNA at apurinic or apyrimidinic sites), whose translation MYYQDIHPWEVSYQEALEIQRKLSRMVETGPLSQPVTLVAGADISYSKMDERLFAAVVAFTFPDLEIVEQAKAEGRATFPYIPGLLSFREAPTLLTAFARLRHEPDVILVDGQGIAHPRRLGIASHLGILLDRPTIGCAKTRLSGNYVEPGEHKGEKSPLQHGRETIGMVLRTRTRTRPLFISVGHKIDLETAVSIVLACTRTFRLPEPTRQAHLLANRLRREFSPAHRLPGE comes from the coding sequence ATGTACTATCAGGATATTCACCCCTGGGAGGTCAGCTATCAGGAGGCACTGGAGATTCAGCGAAAGCTCAGCCGTATGGTTGAGACCGGGCCGCTCAGCCAGCCGGTGACCTTGGTCGCCGGGGCCGATATCTCTTACTCGAAGATGGATGAGCGCCTGTTTGCCGCAGTTGTGGCCTTTACCTTTCCGGACCTTGAAATCGTGGAACAGGCCAAGGCCGAAGGGCGGGCCACCTTTCCCTATATTCCGGGATTGCTCAGCTTTCGCGAAGCACCGACACTGCTGACAGCTTTTGCCCGGCTCCGGCATGAGCCCGATGTCATTCTTGTTGACGGCCAGGGTATTGCTCACCCGCGACGGCTGGGTATTGCCTCTCACCTTGGGATACTCCTTGACCGCCCGACCATAGGCTGTGCCAAAACCCGGCTGAGCGGAAACTATGTCGAACCCGGAGAGCACAAAGGAGAGAAATCCCCCTTGCAGCATGGCAGGGAAACAATCGGCATGGTGCTCAGAACCCGCACCAGGACCAGGCCTCTCTTCATCTCGGTTGGCCATAAAATCGATCTTGAGACAGCAGTGTCGATTGTTTTGGCCTGCACCCGCACCTTCCGGCTTCCTGAACCCACCCGGCAGGCCCACCTGCTTGCCAATCGTCTCCGAAGGGAATTTTCTCCTGCCCATCGATTACCCGGTGAATGA
- the galU gene encoding UTP--glucose-1-phosphate uridylyltransferase GalU — translation MNECSNIKKAIFPAAGLGTRFLPATKSSPKEMLPLVDKPMIQYVVEEAVASGIEDITIVTGRGKRAIEDFFDISFELEYELRKRGKAEILEQMQMISHMAKISYIRQKEPLGLGHAILVPRDLVGNQAFAVLLGDDIIDADVPCLKQLIEVYNRYKCSVIAVQRVHDDISQYGVIKPRHLENNVYQVLDLVEKPSPSEAPSDLAIIGRYILTPEIFDVLERIGMDKTGEIQLTNGLRELSKRQAIYACEFQGKRYDAGSKLGFLQATVEFALKCPGLGEEFAQYLASRNLADLLAEKKTSQVPHKASDHIQ, via the coding sequence ATGAACGAGTGCTCAAATATCAAAAAGGCGATATTCCCCGCCGCAGGTCTTGGAACCAGGTTTCTTCCAGCCACCAAATCCTCTCCAAAAGAAATGCTGCCTCTGGTTGATAAGCCGATGATTCAATACGTAGTTGAGGAGGCGGTTGCCTCCGGCATCGAGGATATTACTATTGTCACCGGTCGAGGGAAACGGGCGATCGAGGATTTTTTTGATATTTCCTTTGAGCTGGAATATGAGCTGCGCAAAAGGGGCAAGGCCGAAATTCTGGAACAGATGCAAATGATATCCCATATGGCAAAAATTTCCTATATCCGGCAGAAAGAGCCACTCGGTCTTGGCCATGCCATCCTGGTGCCACGGGATCTTGTCGGAAATCAGGCATTCGCCGTCCTTCTCGGAGACGACATTATCGATGCCGATGTTCCCTGTCTCAAGCAATTGATCGAAGTTTATAACCGATACAAATGCTCGGTCATCGCCGTGCAAAGAGTACATGACGATATCTCACAGTATGGCGTTATCAAGCCGAGACATCTGGAAAACAACGTTTATCAGGTTTTAGACCTGGTTGAAAAGCCATCACCGAGTGAGGCCCCTTCCGATCTGGCTATCATTGGCCGATACATTTTAACTCCCGAGATATTCGACGTTCTCGAAAGGATAGGAATGGATAAGACCGGCGAAATTCAACTGACCAACGGTTTGCGCGAATTAAGCAAACGCCAGGCCATCTATGCCTGTGAATTTCAAGGGAAGCGCTACGACGCCGGAAGCAAGCTTGGCTTTCTCCAGGCCACAGTTGAATTTGCCCTGAAATGCCCTGGTCTGGGCGAAGAGTTCGCTCAGTATCTGGCAAGCCGAAACCTGGCGGATTTACTCGCTGAAAAAAAGACCTCTCAGGTTCCTCACAAAGCGAGTGACCATATCCAATGA
- the lon gene encoding endopeptidase La: MAEGDTKKNVLLDNIPCCLPLLPVRDIVVYPYMILPLFVGREKSIKAVEQAVAEYDRKIFLVAQKDSKVEDPSPEEIFRFGTVGNIMKLLKLPDGRLKILIHGLIRAELKKYKEDKNCFIAKIKKIIEKENTEHTLEVEALMRNVKSQMEKSLSLGKALLPDVVVIASNIDDPGKLADLIVSNLVLKTDETQSVLEIIDPVQRLKRVNELLSKELEVLAMQKKIQSQAKEEMDKDHREYYLRQQLKAIQHELGQVDERTEEINDLKSKIEKANLPDEARNEAEKQLSRLAKMHPEAAESGMVRSYLEWLVELPWSISTEDNLDIAQASRVLNEDHYDLEKVKERILEYLSVRKLKKNKMKGPILCFVGPPGVGKTSLGKSIARSLGRKFVRISLGGVRDEAEIRGHRRTYIGSLPGRIIQGIRQAGSNNPIFMMDEVDKIGADFRGDPSAALLEVLDPEQNSAFTDHYLGIPFDLSNVMFIATANLLDPILPAFRDRMEIIHLSGYTEIEKMKIARRYLIPKQLEENGITDKDLSISDQATLKIINEYTREAGLRNLEREIATICRKCAKRKAEGSTGKMSVVPRNVHHFLGIPSYQRELEYKSDEVGVATGLAWTESGGDIIHIEATTMRGKGALILTGHLGDIMKESAQAALSFARSEAEHLGIDGNFNAEKDIHIHIPAGAIPKDGPSAGVTMATSLVSLFTNKPVRKDVAMTGEITLRGHVLPVGGLKQKVLAAKRMGINNIIVPARNKKDIQDIPKQVRQNIHFTFAENMEDILNVALKNTNGNS, from the coding sequence GTGGCCGAGGGTGATACCAAAAAGAACGTGCTTTTGGATAATATACCATGCTGTTTGCCACTTTTGCCGGTTAGAGATATCGTTGTTTACCCCTATATGATTCTGCCTCTCTTCGTAGGGAGAGAAAAATCCATCAAAGCTGTCGAGCAGGCCGTTGCCGAGTACGATCGCAAAATCTTCCTTGTCGCTCAGAAAGACTCGAAAGTCGAAGACCCCAGTCCCGAGGAAATATTCCGGTTCGGAACGGTCGGCAACATCATGAAACTCCTGAAACTACCTGACGGCAGGCTGAAAATCCTGATTCACGGCCTGATACGGGCTGAGCTGAAAAAGTACAAGGAAGACAAAAACTGCTTCATTGCCAAAATAAAGAAGATCATCGAGAAGGAGAATACCGAGCATACTCTCGAAGTTGAAGCCCTGATGCGGAATGTAAAATCGCAGATGGAAAAAAGCCTCTCGCTCGGAAAAGCTCTGCTGCCGGATGTCGTGGTTATCGCCAGCAACATCGATGATCCCGGCAAGCTGGCTGACCTGATCGTATCCAACCTGGTTCTGAAGACCGATGAAACCCAGAGTGTTCTTGAGATCATCGATCCTGTCCAGCGGCTCAAAAGAGTCAATGAGCTTTTGTCGAAGGAGCTGGAAGTTCTGGCCATGCAAAAAAAGATCCAGTCCCAGGCCAAAGAGGAGATGGACAAGGATCACCGGGAGTATTACCTTCGCCAGCAGTTGAAAGCCATCCAGCACGAGCTGGGCCAGGTGGATGAGCGCACCGAAGAAATCAATGACCTGAAATCCAAGATAGAGAAGGCCAACCTGCCGGATGAGGCCAGGAACGAGGCCGAGAAGCAATTGTCCCGCCTGGCCAAGATGCACCCTGAAGCCGCGGAATCCGGTATGGTCCGGTCCTATCTGGAATGGCTGGTCGAGCTTCCGTGGAGCATATCAACCGAGGATAATCTCGACATTGCCCAGGCTTCCAGGGTGCTTAACGAGGATCATTATGACCTGGAAAAGGTCAAGGAAAGAATCCTTGAATACCTGAGCGTCAGAAAGCTCAAGAAAAATAAAATGAAAGGGCCTATTCTCTGCTTTGTCGGCCCTCCGGGAGTTGGGAAAACCTCCCTGGGAAAATCCATTGCCCGCTCTCTGGGAAGAAAATTCGTGCGCATCTCCCTTGGCGGTGTCCGGGACGAAGCGGAAATCCGGGGCCATCGCCGGACCTATATCGGCTCCCTGCCGGGCCGGATTATTCAGGGAATCAGACAGGCGGGCTCCAACAATCCGATTTTCATGATGGATGAAGTAGATAAAATCGGTGCTGATTTTCGCGGGGACCCTTCGGCAGCCCTGCTGGAGGTTCTGGACCCTGAGCAAAATTCAGCCTTCACCGACCATTACCTGGGGATACCCTTCGATTTGAGCAATGTCATGTTTATCGCTACCGCCAACCTCCTCGATCCAATTCTGCCGGCCTTCCGGGACCGGATGGAGATCATCCATCTGTCCGGCTACACCGAGATAGAAAAAATGAAAATCGCCAGACGATACCTGATTCCCAAGCAGCTGGAGGAGAATGGAATTACCGATAAAGACCTCTCTATCTCGGATCAGGCCACCCTGAAAATTATTAATGAGTATACGCGGGAGGCGGGATTGCGAAATCTGGAGCGGGAAATCGCCACCATCTGCCGCAAATGTGCAAAACGCAAAGCCGAAGGATCAACTGGCAAGATGAGTGTCGTGCCGAGAAACGTCCACCATTTCCTCGGCATCCCCTCCTATCAGAGGGAGCTGGAGTATAAATCGGACGAAGTTGGTGTCGCTACCGGATTGGCATGGACCGAGTCCGGAGGAGATATTATTCATATCGAAGCTACCACCATGAGAGGCAAAGGAGCTTTGATCCTGACCGGACATCTGGGAGATATCATGAAAGAATCCGCTCAGGCAGCCCTGAGCTTTGCACGTTCCGAAGCCGAGCACCTGGGTATTGACGGAAACTTCAATGCTGAAAAAGATATCCATATCCATATCCCGGCAGGTGCCATTCCCAAGGATGGCCCTTCGGCTGGAGTAACCATGGCTACCTCGCTGGTTTCGCTCTTCACTAATAAACCGGTCCGCAAGGATGTGGCCATGACTGGCGAAATCACCCTGCGAGGTCATGTCCTGCCGGTTGGAGGGCTGAAGCAGAAGGTTCTGGCTGCCAAGCGAATGGGCATTAACAATATCATTGTCCCCGCACGGAATAAAAAAGATATCCAGGATATTCCGAAACAGGTACGTCAGAATATCCATTTTACCTTTGCGGAAAATATGGAAGATATTCTGAATGTTGCCCTGAAGAATACGAATGGAAATTCGTAA
- a CDS encoding nicotinate phosphoribosyltransferase, whose amino-acid sequence MFHIATEDEIKAGAVTDVYFQRTEEILRHEGINHQVVAEVTMKDASPGWNWGILAGTEEVTRLLEGLPVNVWAMSEGTLFGLEQPVLVIEGKYLDFLKYETSLLGLLCQASGIATKSSRCRKAAGNRILASFGARRMHPAIAPMIERSAFIGGCDGVAVIKSAELIHELPVGTMPHSLILMLGDTVSACRAFHETIDQQIRRVALIDTFCDEKEEALRVAGQLGQNLFAVRLDTPSSRRGNMRQILEEVRWELNLRGFQHVKLFVSGGIDERRILELNPVADAYGVGTAISNAPVSDFALDIVEVAGKPIAKRGKKSGRKTVLRCPDCFQTQVLAATAEGLGIAQQEVICSCGTPLEPLLTPLIHQGNVVRPLPSPQEIRSFVLRQLEQVTLV is encoded by the coding sequence GTGTTTCATATCGCCACTGAGGATGAGATCAAGGCCGGGGCGGTCACGGATGTTTATTTCCAGCGCACTGAAGAAATCCTGCGGCATGAAGGGATCAATCACCAGGTTGTAGCCGAGGTGACCATGAAGGATGCTTCCCCAGGATGGAATTGGGGGATTCTGGCCGGCACGGAAGAAGTCACCCGCCTGCTGGAGGGGCTGCCGGTCAATGTCTGGGCCATGTCCGAAGGGACCCTGTTTGGCCTGGAGCAGCCGGTTCTGGTCATCGAAGGGAAATACCTTGATTTTCTAAAGTATGAAACCTCCCTGCTCGGCCTCCTCTGCCAGGCTTCCGGAATCGCCACCAAATCCTCCCGCTGCCGCAAGGCAGCCGGAAACCGGATATTAGCCAGTTTCGGAGCACGCAGAATGCACCCCGCCATTGCTCCCATGATCGAGCGCAGCGCCTTTATCGGCGGATGTGATGGCGTGGCGGTAATCAAGAGCGCCGAGCTCATTCATGAGCTGCCGGTCGGAACCATGCCCCATTCGCTGATTCTGATGCTTGGAGACACCGTCAGCGCCTGTCGTGCCTTTCACGAAACCATTGACCAGCAGATACGGCGGGTAGCCCTGATCGATACCTTCTGCGATGAAAAAGAGGAGGCCCTTCGGGTAGCCGGGCAGCTTGGTCAGAACCTGTTTGCCGTTCGTCTGGATACCCCTTCCTCCCGCCGGGGCAACATGCGGCAGATCCTTGAGGAAGTCCGGTGGGAATTGAATCTGCGGGGCTTCCAGCACGTTAAATTATTTGTCAGCGGAGGGATCGATGAGCGCAGGATCCTTGAGCTCAACCCGGTGGCTGACGCCTATGGCGTGGGGACCGCCATCAGCAACGCCCCGGTTTCGGATTTCGCCCTCGATATTGTAGAAGTCGCAGGCAAGCCGATAGCCAAACGAGGGAAAAAATCTGGCCGGAAAACGGTGCTGCGATGCCCTGACTGCTTTCAGACTCAAGTCCTGGCCGCAACCGCTGAAGGCCTCGGCATTGCTCAACAGGAAGTCATCTGCTCCTGCGGAACCCCTCTTGAACCCCTCCTCACCCCGCTCATCCACCAGGGAAACGTAGTCCGCCCCCTTCCCTCACCCCAGGAAATCCGCTCCTTCGTCCTCCGGCAACTTGAGCAGGTGACGTTAGTCTAG